A single region of the Scyliorhinus torazame isolate Kashiwa2021f chromosome 30, sScyTor2.1, whole genome shotgun sequence genome encodes:
- the LOC140404263 gene encoding growth arrest-specific protein 1-like — MPLAAGLCRLAVLVGVVGWGAGVPGPGGAELCWQAVLRCQGERQCRWAYGQYSAACEPLVRGQSSSQCPSHCIGALLQLNRTQGGPGLEACDCGADPQCRRAKRAIEPCLPRPHRQPGLGCTEARRRCEARPPCRAALRGYLPACGQLFNGRRCGARCRAAIQRLLALPGGARLDACVCDGPDRAFCQVVKGNMRRFCSLGTAHPLLPTHSPRQGAHTNLTQPGGAAGGQGRHTRPLNVCAGLGAQAWGSLLLSLLLSLLLPLLSLLGCCLP, encoded by the coding sequence ATGCCCCTGGCGGCCGGGCTGTGCCGGCTGgcggtgctggtgggggtggtgggctgGGGGGCGGGGGTCCCGGGGCCGGGGGGGGCTGAGCTGTGCTGGCAGGCCGTGCTGCGCTGCCAGGGGGAGCGGCAGTGCCGCTGGGCGTACGGGCAGTACAGCGCGGCGTGCGAGCCGCTGGTGCGGGGCCAGAGCAGCAGCCAGTGCCCCAGCCACTGTATCGGGGCGCTGCTGCAGCTGAACCGCACGCAGGGCGGGCCGGGCCTGGAGGCCTGTGACTGCGGCGCTGACCCGCAGTGCCGCCGGGCGAAGCGGGCCATCGAGCCCTGCCTGCCGCGCCCGCACCGGCAGCCCGGCCTGGGCTGCACCGAGGCCCGGCGCCGCTGCGAGGCCCGGCCGCCCTGCCGCGCCGCCCTCCGCGGCTACCTGCCCGCCTGCGGCCAGCTCTTCAACGGGCGGCGCTGCGGGGCCCGCTGCCGGGCCGCCATCCAGCGGCTGCTCGCCCTGCCCGGCGGCGCCAGGCTCGATGCGTGTGTGTGCGACGGGCCGGACCGGGCCTTCTGCCAGGTGGTCAAGGGCAACATGCGCAGGttctgctccctgggcactgcccaccccctgctgcccactcactccccccgcCAAGgtgcccacaccaacctcacccagcCGGGGGGGGCAGCCGGCGGCCAGGGGCGGCACACCCGGCCCCTCAATGTGTGTGCGGGGCTGGGGGCGCAGGCATggggctccctcctcctctccctcctcctctccctccttctccctctcct